A genomic window from Babylonia areolata isolate BAREFJ2019XMU chromosome 9, ASM4173473v1, whole genome shotgun sequence includes:
- the LOC143285545 gene encoding uncharacterized protein LOC143285545, producing the protein MVLFFEGADELDTYSQDQADNTADVSVIAVSSTPLPPVTKQPCRSATVTSAQESYETTVHNISVPLEPGPSVVMLPDLDTEDDGGQTCAVSPIPFMCTPVATCSSQSNTPNSRKVQESSFPTPQPSTSRAPSSSSSTSTSLPQDPPRTSKKRKHPSQQSDPSEESETELNKQFLKTQIQKNKEQTTLVILQQKKTKLEFRKLELQIAQLESLQPSVADDSLNG; encoded by the exons ATGGTTCTCTTCTTTGAAGGTGCTGATGAACTTGACACATACTCACAGGACCAAGCTGATAACACCGCTG aTGTATCTGTCATAGCTGTGTCATCAACTCCATTACCACCAG tgACAAAACAGCCATGCAGATCAGCTACTGTTACCTCTGCACAAGAAAGTTATGAAACAACTGTCCACAACATAAGTGTACCACTAG aGCCTGGACCCAGTGTTGTCATGTTGCCAGACCTGGACACCGAGGATGATGGTGGACAAACCTGTGCAGTCAGTCCAATACCATTCATGTGCACACCAGTCGCCACATGCTCTTCGCAATCTAATACCCCTAATAGTAGGAAGGTCCAAGAGTCTTCATTCCCAACACCGCAGCCTTCTACATCACGGgccccttcttcatcttcctccacaTCCACCAGCCTTCCACAGGATCCTCCAAGAACCAGTAAGAAGCGGAAGCACCCATCCCAGCAGTCAGATCCATCTGAGGAATCTGAAACAGAGTTAAATAAACAGTTTTTGAAAACTCAGATACAAAAGAATAAAGAACAGACAACACTAGTTATACTgcagcagaagaaaacaaaactagaaTTCAGGAAATTAGAACTCCAGATAGCTCAGCTCGAGTCTCTTCAGCCCTCAGTTGCAGATGATTCTTTGAATGGTTAA
- the LOC143285547 gene encoding uncharacterized protein LOC143285547, giving the protein MSSRCQCPFSGPSDTILGCHRDPISSEKGWLDFAVRELSRVAAGKARGQEAVWRSQCKPAWWDCACRHPWKNPTANPKDSKDTLREKFECLVQHLRKVGQLPKDMEKEIDLWEADRKPAVFLMTSLSSLLRQASNLHALVEDTCPKIEESGTSVDTSILSDLQNCLTACFNRLESAKSMADKRNQKENTSKAARGTGSKRQHCEKSDVSQPPCKRPKQSSCPSPSASQSPILVQPPSTALTSSQSPILVQSPSTALTSSQSPILVQSPSTALTSSQSPILVQSPSTALTSPQSPILVQSPSTALTSSPSPTFITSSTVSHALTSPDQSRLLMAALQKQILEKRSSKFPPLHQAPKPQVPLKPKAVPVPSNRTKGDQGVGVLGQKSVATMLPSPCVPATASQHSVSNTAENTEFRDFLELDIESNAEDSDCQFLNDSQFLDKLLLENSPDVIVSDSPAAVSPTSDPTLVSCLSPAFSRLPFTTNSDTDSTKDSNHDPLIGHSLSTGRSDSSPFDFGVDPEAVAGQVESELTEGGTCIGTALSSGVGGMDRGLQDTEVVSDSGYNSESSVATSHRESLDSDLADLDSPDLEAYLKSLDHF; this is encoded by the coding sequence ATGAGCTCAAGGTGCCAGTGCCCCTTTTCGGGGCCTTCGGACACTATCTTGGGGTGCCATCGCGACCCCATATCCAGTGAGAAAGGGTGGCTGGATTTTGCGGTGCGGGAACTGTCACGAGTGGCAGCAGGAAAAGCCAGGGGTCAAGAGGCAGTGTGGCGCAGCCAGTGTAAACCTGCGTGGTGGGACTGTGCTTGCCGACATCCCTGGAAAAATCCCACCGCCAACCCAAAAGACTCAAAGGACACTCTGAGAGAAAAATTTGAGTGCCTGGTGCAGCATCTGAGGAAAGTAGGGCAGTTGCCAAAAGACATGGAGAAGGAGATCGATCTGTGGGAAGCAGATCGCAAGCCTGCGGTCTTCTTGATGACCTCCTTAAGCAGCCTGCTGAGACAAGCCAGCAATCTACATGCCTTAGTGGAGGATACCTGTCCCAAGATAGAGGAATCAGGCACTTCAGTAGATACTTCTATCCTAAGTGACTTGCAGAACTGTTTGACAGCATGTTTCAATAGACTGGAATCAGCTAAGAGCATGGCTGACAAGAGAAACCAGAAAGAGAACACCTCCAAAGCAGCAAGAGGCACAGGAAGCAAACGCCAGCACTGTGAAAAATCTGATGTTTCCCAGCCACCCTGCAAACGCCCAAAGCAGTCCTCTTGTCCTTCTCCCTCTGCTTCCCAAAGCCCCATCCTTGTCCAGCCCCCCTCTACTGCCCTGACCTCTTCCCAAAGCCCCATCCTTGTCCAGTCCCCCTCTACTGCCCTGACCTCTTCCCAAAGCCCCATCCTTGTCCAGTCCCCCTCTACTGCCCTGACCTCTTCCCAAAGCCCCATCCTTGTCCAGTCCCCCTCTACTGCCCTGACCTCTCCCCAAAGCCCCATCCTTGTCCAGTCCCCCTCTACTGCCCTGACCTCTTCCCCATCTCCCACTTTCATCACTTCCTCAACTGTCTCTCATGCGCTGACCAGCCCTGACCAGTCCAGGCTGCTAATGGCTGCCCTGCAGAAACAAATCCTTGAGAAGCGGTCCTCAAAATTTCCTCCACTTCACCAGGCCCCCAAACCCCAAGTGCCGTTAAAACCCAAAGCAGTCCCTGTCCCTTCCAACAGAACAAAGGGTGATCAGGGGGTAGGGGTCCTGGGTCAGAAAAGTGTTGCTACTATGCTGCCATCACCCTGTGTACCTGCTACTGCCTCACAGCACTCTGTTTCAAACACGGCCGAAAACACAGAATTCAGAGACTTTTTGGAGCTAGATATAGAAAGCAACGCTGAAGATTCAGACTGTCAGTTCTTGAACGACAGTCAGTTCTTGGACAAACTTCTGTTGGAAAACTCCCCTGACGTCATTGTCAGTGACAGCCCTGCAGCTGTCTCTCCCACTTCAGACCCCACCCTGGTGTCCTGTCTGTCACCAGCTTTCAGCAGGCTTCCCTTCACCACCAACAGTGATACTGATAGCACAAAAGATTCAAACCATGACCCATTGATTGGTCACTCGCTGTCCACCGGGCGGTCTGACAGCTCCCCTTTCGATTTTGGTGTGGATCCTGAGGCAGTAGCAGGACAGGTGGAGAGTGAGCTGACAGAAGGGGGTACATGCATTGGCACTGCTTTGAGTTCAGGTGTGGGGGGCATGGACAGAGGTCTGCAGGACACAGAAGTGGTCAGTGATTCAGGGTACAATTCAGAGTCCTCGGTGGCAACATCTCATAGAGAGTCCCTGGACTCTGACCTTGCTGACCTTGACAGTCCTGACCTGGAAGCATATCTGAAATCTTTGGATCATTTTTGA